The Wansuia hejianensis genomic interval TGAATCTTACCTTCCTCATAATATTTCAGCGCCAGGGCGCCCAAAGCTCCGGCCCTCTGTCTGTTCAGATGGGGCGGCGCCTCTGTAAACGGCACCTTCAGAAGCTCCTGAAGCTTTTCCCTGTAGACGGCCGCCCCATCTCCCAGCACGGTCACCGGCTCGCCCAAACGGTTCAGCTCCTCTGCCAAATCCGCCACCGCTTCCGGCTTCTGAGCCGCCACAGTCAGAAGCTCGTGATTATTGAACCGGTAGATCCCCGTATAGACCTGACAGCGCCGTGCATCCATCATCGGACACACCAACCCCTCCGCATCATACAGGTTATAGGCCAGCGCATCCACCGTCGGCACCGAAATCAGAGGCTTATCCAGAGCCAGCCCCAGCCCCTTCGCCGTGGCCGACCCGATCCGCAGCCCGGTGAACGAACCAGGCCCTCCCGCCACCGCTATGGCATCCAGAGTTTTCAAATCCATGTCTATCATCGAAGCCGCCGCATCCAGCATCGGAAGCAGCGTCTGAGAATGCGTTTTCTTATAATTCACCGTATATTCCGCCAGAAGCACACCGTCCTCCAGAAACGCCACAGAGGCCACCAGCCCCGAGCTGTCAATCGCCAGTAATTTCATCGTTCTTCCATCCCTTCTATATGAATCAGCCGGTAATCAAAGCCTTTCTCCAGATCCTTTTCTATCGATACAGAAATCACCCGTTCCGGCAACAGCTCCCGGATCAGTTCCGCCCATTCGATCAGGCAGACTCCCTCTCCGAAAAAATAATCATCATATCCGATCTCTTCCATCTCTTCCGGTTCACCGATCCGGTACACATCAAAGTGATACAGCGGAAGCCGGCCGCCGCTGTATTCCTGCACAATCGTAAACGTGGGGCTGCTGACCGGCTCCTCAATACCCAGCCCGGCCGCCATCCCCTTCGTAAAAATAGTCTTTCCGGCGCCCAGATCCCCGTTCAGCGTATAAATCTGACCCGGCTTTGCGTCCGCTCCCATGCGCCTTCCCAAATCAAAGGTTTCCTCCGGGCTATTCGTTTCAACTCTCATCTATCTGCTCCTAACTGTTCTATCTGTTTCTGACTTCCATCTGTTCCTGACGCCTTAGTTCTACTCAGCAAACAGCTCAAAACTGCTGATATCTTATCACATTTGCTGCCTTTGAACAAGAGGCTTGCCTATCGTCCCTTTTCAGAGTATAATGTCGTCAGGCATTATACCAGCGCCGGGCTGCGGCCGGAAAAGGGACGATTTCCGCTGCTAATCCCACGCATCCTGCGGAGGGATATCCTGTCCGGCGGACATGGATAATGGAAAAATACTGGTGCCGCCGGCCGGCGCAACTGAAAGGAGACAACAATGGCAAATCCCATCGTTACAATCACCATGGAAAATGGTGACATTATGAAAGCTGAGCTGTATCCTGAAACAGCTCCCAATACTGTCAACAACTTTATCAGTCTGATTAAGGAGGGCTTTTACAACGGCCTGACCTTCCACCGGGTAATTCCCGGATTTATGATCCAGGGCGGCTGCCCCCTCGGCAACGGCACAGGCGGTCCCGGCTATTCCATCAAGGGCGAATTCGCCCAGAATGGCTTTAAGAATGATCTGGCCCACAAGGAAGGCGTTCTCTCCATGGCACGCGCCATGCATCCGGATTCCGCAGGAAGTCAGTTCTTTATCATGCACAAGGACGCTCCCCATCTGGACGGCGCATACGCTTCCTTCGGTAAAATCATTGAGGGCATGGACGTAGTAGATAAAATAGCCGGCGTGCCTACAGATTTCCGGGACTGTCCAAAAGAAGCTCAGAAGATTGCTTCCATGGCCGTAGATACTCAGGGAACGGAATATCCTGCACCCGAAAAATGCTGATGTTTCCCGGTTCCTTGCAATCTGCAGGGGCTGTAAAATAAGTCCTTTTTTACAGCCCCTTTTGTCTGCGCATCCTCTGGGCTCACGCCTTCATTTCTTCTCCCATCAGAATTCTTCCATCCAGCTCCGCATAATAAAGTGTCTCTTCTTTTCTGATTTCCGCTTTTCCGTTCGTAGCCTCTGTCACATCCTGGCAGAACTTTTTTTCTTCCCGGACCGGAAGGATTACCCGGAGTGCCACGATATCCGTATAATCTGCCTGCAGAACCGGTATCTTTTTCTGTCCCAGCAAATACTGAATCTTGCCGACACCTGTATAATCCGTTCTGATTTCCATCAGCGAACCGGACTTTTTCTCAATCAGCACGGTGTTCTTCAGCCCTTCCTGAACCGCCTTGGAATAAGCCCGGACCAGTCCGCCGGTGCCCAGCAGAGTTCCGCCAAAATACCTGGTGACCACAACTGCCGTATTATACAGCTCTTCTCCCAGCAGCACATCCAGCATCGGCCGCCCCGCTGTCCCGGAAGGCTCCCCATCGTCACTGGCCCGTACAGTTTCCCTCCGTTCCCCGATCACATAGGCAAAGCAATTGTGATTGGCATTCCAATATCTCTTTCTCATTTCTTCGATAAACTGAAGCGCCTCTTCCTCCGTCTCCACCAGCCTGACGGTCGCAATGAACCGGGATTTCTTCTCAACGATCTCGGCCTCGCCGCCCCTGTAGACAGTTTTATATAAATCCAGCATATTTGCCTCCAGATATGTATTAATTTTTCTTTATAGTATCATAATTTTACCAGTAATGTGAACTATTATTTTTTTAGGACTTTATTTAAAACAGGAATTTTGGTATACTATATAAGATTATAGCTTGTCTACCTTTAAGGAGGAACATAAATGAATTTTGGTAAGAAGGGTGTTCAGAGGAAGAAGGAACAGCTGGACTCCTCATCAACCATGATGGGGAAAAAGGCCGGGATTTCTGCGCTTCGGGTGCTGTTCCTGAGTATCATCGCCTTTTGTACGATAGTCATCTGCCTGGGCGTCGGGGCATACCGGGGCATTATTGACAGCGCGCCGGACATCTCTGATGTTAATATCATGCCTCTGGGCTATGCCACCTTTGTCTATGATGCAGACGGCAATCAGCTTCAGAAGCTGAATTCAGCCGAGGGCAACCGTATTTCGGTTTCCATCAGTGAGATCCCCAAGAATATGCAGCACGCAATCGTGGCGATCGAGGATTCCCGTTTTTATGAACATAACGGCGTGGACCCGCGTGGGATGCTCCGTGCGGCGGCAGTGGCCATCAGCACCGGATTCCAGCGGACCCAGGGCGCCAGTACGATCACACAGCAGCTTTTAAAGAACAACGTATTCACAGACTGGACAGAGGAAAACCGTCTTCAGAGCATCAAGCGGAAACTCCAGGAACAATACCTGGCTGTCGAGCTGGAAAAATCTCTGGCCGCAGAGGGCAAGAATGCCAAGGACGTCATTCTTGAGAATTACCTGAATACTGTCAATTTCGGCGCCGGAGCCTACGGTGTACAGACGGCCGCCCAGACCTACTTCGGGAAGGACTGCAAGGATCTGACGCTTTCCGAATGCGCCGTACTGGCGGCAATTCCGCAGAACCCCACGAAATGGAACCCGCGGAATCATCCGGAGAAGAACGCCGAACGCCGGGAAACCGTTCTCGATTACATGCTGGAACAGGAATATATCACTCAGGCCGAACACGATGAGGCGATGGCTGACGACGTATATGCCAGGATTCAGGAGCGAAGCTCTTCCTCATCTACTGCTACTCCCTATTCTTATTTTATAGATGAGCTGATCAGCCAGATCAAGCAGGATCTGATGGAGCAGAAGGGCTACACTTCCGTTCAGGCCAGCAACGCTATCTATAGCGGCGGTCTCCGGATTTATACCACCCAGGACCCACAGATTCAGCAGATCATGGATGAAGAATTCCAGAATGAAGCCAACTTCCCGGAGAATATCCAGATCGGCCTGGACTGGGCTCTGACCGTGGATCATGCGGACGGCAAACGCCAGAATTACAGCCGGGAGATGATGCAGGTATATTTCCGGGATATCGATCCCACCTTTGACTTGTTATTCAGCTCTGAGGAAGAAGCCCAAAGCTATATCGACCAGTATAAGGCGGCGATCGTCGGCCCGAATGATACCATTGTGGCTGAGCGGAGCAGTTTTACGCCACAGCCCCAGGCTTCCATGACAGTCATCGACCAGCGGACAGGCTATGTTAAGGGCATTGTGGGAGGCCGCGGCCAGAAGACTGCCAGCCTCACACTGAATCGTGCCACAGACACCTTCCGGCAGCCCGGTTCTACCTTTAAGATACTCTCAACCTACGGCCCTGCCATGGATCTGGGACGCATTAATCTCGCTACCGTAGTGGCTGATGAACCGTACAATTATTCCGACGGCAGCCCGGTCCACAACTCTGACAACGCCTACCATGGAAATGTGACGATCCGGACCGCTATCGCGAATTCCTATAACGTCGTTGCGGTCAAGACGCTGACAGAGATCACTCCCCAGACCGGTTTTGATTATCTGCTGCGCATGGGATTTTCAGAATTAATCAACGACAAGAACTGGGATGTCATCCAGCCTCTGGCGCTGGGAGGTATTACCAACGGTGTCAGCAACCTGGAGCTGACGGCTGCTTACGCGGCAATCGCCAATGGCGGCGTTTATATCGAACCAATTTTCTACACAAAGGTAACTGACCAGGACGGCAATGTGCTTCTGGAAAACACGCCTGTTGAGACAAGGATTTTTAAAGAAAGCACCTCTTATCTCCTGACCAGCGCCATGGAGGACGTTGTAACAGCCGGAACCGGTGTGGATTTCAAGCTGAACAGCATGACTGTCGCCGGAAAGACCGGTACTACTTCATCCTATAAAGATTTAGTGTTCGCAGGTTTTACCCCTTATTACACGGCTGCCATCTGGGCCGGCTGTGACGTCAACGTGGAGCTTCCTGAGGAATACCGCCACTTTCATAAGACGCTCTGGACCAACGTAATGAACCGGATCCATCAGGATCTTCCGGATGTCGGATTTAAAGCGCCCACCTCCGTCAAGGAAGTCACCATCTGTTCGGAGACCGGACTGCTGGCAGGCAACGGATGTCCCAGGGCTAAAGAGTATTTTGAACTGTCACAGGTACCTACCACACGGTGTACGCAGCACTACGTACCTCCGACACCGACGCCAACCCCAACGCCTTCCGCCACGCCGACGCCAACTGCAACGCCTTCACCGACACCAACGGCTGAACCAACGCAGGAACCGACGGAAGAACCCACGGAAGAACCGACTCCCGAACCAACAGATAGTCCGGAGCCAAGCGAATAAATCACACATCAAAAAGCAGCAGGGTGTTTCCAGAAGGAAACACCCTGTTCTGTAAAAATCAGTTTTTCTGTAACCTGCCAATTCCTTTGGGGATGTTAGCTCACCCCTGATTATTATTCTAATAGAGTTAATCTTTCACATAATTATAAGACAGTGTCCCCGCAATCTCACGCTGGTATCCCGGAAGGCCCTTATGCATTTCCAATGCCTCCTGGATATCGTAATCCACATATTCTCCGCCTCTGAACGCCACCACACGGCTGCTTTTTCCAGCCAACAACAAATCTACGGCGTAAGCGCCCATTATGGAAGCATAGACCCTATCCTTGCAGGTGGGGCTTCCTCCTCTCTGCATGTGGCCCAGGATCGTCGCGCGGGTCTCGATCCCCGTGGCCGCTTCTATCCGCTTGGCCAATTCCTGAGAATGGCCGATCCCTTCCGCGTTAATGATGATATGATGGGTTTTCCCCTTTTTCCGATTTTCTATAATCTGCGTGATAATCTCCTGCTCATTGTAATTGTATTCTTCTGGGAGAAGAATGTCCTCCGCCCCAGTGGCGATTCCCGCCCACAGTGCCAGATAACCTGCGTTCCTTCCCATGACCTCTATAATGCTGACACGTTCATGGGAAGCTGAGGTGTCCCGTACCTTGTCAATGGCCTGCATTGCCGTATTGACAGCACTATCAAAGCCGATGCTATAATCAGTGCAGGCGATATCCAGATCAATAGTTCCGGGAATCCCTATGGTATTAATACCTAGAGCAGACAGTTTTCCTGCCCCGGCGAAGGAACCGTCACCGCCAATTACGATCAAACCGTCAATGCCGTTTTGACGGCATACCTCCGCAGCCTGTGCCTGTCCTTCCGGTGTACGCATCTCCGCACATCGGGCGGTATACAGGATTGTCCCTCCTCGCCCGATGATGTCTGAAACATCTTTAGCACTCATATCTGTGATCTCACCCTGGAGCAGGCCGTCATAGCCCTTTAAAATGCCTTTTACCTTCAAACCTTTAAACAGCCCCCTGCGGACAACAGCGCGGATAGCTGCGTTCATGCCCGGCGCGTCTCCTCCACTGGTCAACACCCCAATCACCTTTATCCCTTTATGGTACATATAATTCTCCACCCGGCAGCCTCTGACTGCTCCCTTACTAACACTTTGTCTCAAAGGCCCCTGCCAGGACGCTCCCCGAACCGCTCCATATAGGCCGCCGACAGTTCTTTCCGGAAATCAGGATGCGCCACGCCAATCAGTGCCCTGGCCCGCTCACGGAGGGTTTTGCCCCGCAGGTGAGCGATCCCGTACTCTGTCACCACATAATCCACATCTGTCCGGGAAGTGCTCACAGCCGCTCCTTTATCCAGGAATGGTACGATCTTAGAGACCTTCCCGTGAGCAGCCGTGGAACTGATGGCGATAATGGAACGGCCTCCTTTGCTAATATGCGCCCCGCGCACAAAGTCGATTTGGCCGCCGATGCCGCTGATCTGATTCAGCCCCACGCTTTCTGAAGCTACTTGCCCCATCAGATCAACTTGCACACAGGAATTGATGGACACTAAGTTGTCATTTCGTCCGATCACATAAGGATCATTGACGTAATCCACAGGATACATAGCTACCGCGGGATTATCATTGACATAATCGTATAGCCGCCGGGTACCCATTAAAAATGTCACCACGGTTTTGCCCGGATGCAGAGTTTTTCTCCGATTGGTGATGATGCCGCCCTCAATCAATTCCACCACCCCATCAGAAATCATTTCTGAATGGATGCCCAGATCTTTTTTATCCTTCAGGAACAGCAACACAGCGTCAGGAATTGCTCCAATCCCCAGCTGCAGAGTATCGCCGTCCCGGATCAGCCGGGCGCAGTTTTCTCCGATGGCCTTTTCCGCCTCCCCAATTTTGGGGGGCTGAAGTTCCAATACTGGGTGGCTGATTTCTACAAAGGCGTCGACTTCTGACACATGCAGGCAGGTATCGCCCAGTGTCCTGGGCATCTCCCGGTTCACCTGAGCAATTACCCGTTTTGCGCATCTGGCCGCCGTCAGCGTATAATCTACAGAGACACCGCAACTCACATATCCCATTCGATCCGGGGGCGCAACCTGAATTACCGCCACATCCGGCGTGAGGGAGGACCGAAACAACTCAGGAATTTCGCTAAAGCAGCAGGGGGTAAAATCTCCCCTTCCCTCGTTGACTGCCGCCCGGGACTGAACACCCACAAACAGGCTGTTAAGCCTAAAATGACCTTCCGTGCCCGGCGCAGAGAATTTTGCGTTGCCCATAGACACCATCTGAACAATTTCCACATCCTGATAGTCCTCTTTATGCTCCACTAATACGTCCGTGATTGCCAGAGGCACCCCCACCGCGTGGCCCAACACTAACCGATCGCCGGAATGGATCAAACCCACTGCCTCTTCCGCTGTCATTTTTCGTTGTTCATAAAGTTTTTCCCAATCCATACGCATTCTCCCAATCACTCGCTGATTTTTGCAATTTTCTTTGCCAGCGCTTTTTTCATCTGAAGATTGCCCTGGCGGGAAATCATAATTCTCTGTGCCTGGGGAGAGCCCGCTCCATGCATGGATTCCGTACGGTAACCGACCGCGGCCGTTCCCAGGGTCAGATTCTCGATGAGGCGCATGATCTTCAGGCGGTTTTCCGTGGACACATCCGCCCTGCCCTTAAAATATTTTTCAATGACCGGCCCCATCTTCGGATCACGGAAATCCTTCTCCGCCGGAGCGGTTACCATCAGGCCGCCGGCAATATCCTCTGCCAGCCGCGCGATCTCATAGGGGAATCTGGTAATATTCTGCTTGCACACATTGGCCAGCAGCAGGTCAATGATATAGTTGCCGGACGCCGTCTTCGTTCCTTCTGTCGAGCAGGCGATTCCACAGCAATATAAAGTCTCGTTCAGATGCTGCATCTCAATAATTTTATCTTTGATGTGGGATGCCTTCGGGCATCCGTTGTAATCCGCCGCAACTGCCGCCGCGCCGATCAGCACGTCACCGACCCCTACCTTGCATCCGCCGTAGGACTGCCTGTGATATCCGGCGAACCGCTCTACCATCACGCCCGCGTACTCATATTCGCCGTTCAGGAAAATCCGGTCATTGGGCACAAATACATCATCAAATACAGTCAGCGCTTCTACGCCGCCAAATTCCGGATTGCCCACATCCAGGCTTCCTTCTTCCAGCTTCCTGGTATCGCAGGACTGACGTCCGATGATCATGAAGATTCCCTCGGTATCCACCGGAACGGCAAAAGATACGGCATAATCCTTATCATCCTCCCCCATGGCGATGGTCGGCATGACAATGACTTCATGGGAGTTGATGATACCTGTCTGATGCGCCTTCGCTCCGCGCACTACGATACCGTCTTCTCTTCTCTCTACAACCCTCAGGAACAGATCCGGGTCTTCCTGGGCATGGGGAGCCCTGGAACGGTCACCCTTGGGGTCTGTCATAGCCCCGTCAACCGTCAGGTCATTCTCCTGGGCATATTTCAGAAATTTCACAAAATTTTCATGGTATTTGGTGCCATGGGACTGGTCACACTCATAAGTGGTGCTGTATACGGCATTAAAAGCATCCATGCCCACACATCTCTGGAAGCAGGCCGCCGTCTTCTGGCCGCAAAGCCTCTGCATCTTTACTTTATTCTTCAGATCTTCCGTGCTCATATGTATATGTGTAAACCGGTTGACCTTCCCTCCGGTAAACGGCGACGTGGCCGTCATCAGGTTCTCATACTCCGGCATCTGCGCCAGGTCATACGTCATCCTCACCGAGTTCAGGGACGGCCGTAAAATCGGATGATCCACCGGATTCTCCACCTTCTCACCAAACATATACACCTGCATGTTCATTTTACGAATGCTTTCTACATACTGTTCCCCTGTCATCATAATCGTTTACTTCCTTTCTTTCTCAATAGGAGACTTTTCAGCCCTCCAAACTATCCTGATAAAGTGACTGAATATCCTCCCGGCTCAGTTCCACATAGCTATTCTTCAACAGCCTCTGCTGGTTCATCACAGTGCTTTCCGCGAAAGCCGGCACGTCTTCCGGTACCGCGCCGTAAGCGCTCATGGGCTTCCGCTCCAGGATCACCCCCAACAGGTTTTCCAGCGTCCCGATGCCGTCACTTCCCCGGACGCCGTCGGGACAACCGCCCTCTTCTATGATCTGCCCAAGCAAGACGTCCAGCGCCTGTATTTTCCCCTGGGGCTTTTTCTTCTGATATTTTCGCAGGACACTGGTGAAGAACTGATAATTACTCTCGCCGTGAGGCACGTGGTATTTAGCTCCCAAAGCGTAACTCATAGCGTGTACAACTGCGCAGCCCGCGTTTCCGAAAGCAATCCCAGCATAATTGCTCGCCGCCAGATAAGATCTGCTGTCCTCGAAACGGGCGTCCTGTCCTTCCCGCGCAATCCGGCAGTACCCCTTCAAAATCGCCTCCATGGCCGCTGTTGAGTACATCTCCGTATAGGCAGTGCATCCGGGGCTCAGATAGGATTCCACCGCATGAATCAATGCGTCAATCGAACTGGTGGCAAACACATAATAGGGAAGCGTTTGCAGAAACTCCGGAATAAGCACTGCGTGATCTGCGTACATGGAGGAAGATGTCAGACCCATCTTTGTCCCTTTCCGGGTGCGGTTGATAATGGATATATTTGTCACCTCACTGCCTGTGCCACAGGTCGTGGGAATAATCATCAGTTTTTTTTCTTTTTTAAGTTCTGCCTGATCATAGAGCACATCCACATTCTGTGCTCCTTCCAGTACCAGGATTTTAGCGATGTCAATAATTGTGCCGCCGCCTATTGCAATAACGCGTGTGCATCCTATGGAGTTCATCTCCTCCAGAATCGCATCAACCATCACGTCCGTAGGCTCTCCCGCTCCGTACTTTTCCTGAAAAATATAATGACAGTCCAGATTTTCTTTTTTCATAATCGGATCATAAATATACTCGTTGGTCAGGATCAGATCCTCCGCCCCAACGGAAAACCCGGCCGCAAATTCCGCAAATGTCTCAAAACTGTCTATCTGTGGTGCAATCAATAATTCTCTCATTACTACCCTTCTTTCTGTTCACTGCAAACCTTCTTAGAAAAGCTGGTCTTCCAGCTCTTTAACCTCCGCCAGCAGGTTCTCCAGCACTGCCGCCCGCTCAGGAGCCGCTCCTCCATGGAATTCCGTGTGCAGGAATATGTCCGCCATATCCCTGGCCATGGCTGCGCCCAGGATAGAACCTCCCAGCGCCAACACGTTGGCATTGTTGATAAACCGCGCCTTGCAGGCAGACCACAAGCTTTCTGCCGGCACACAGTAAATACCTTTATGCTTATTAGCCACAATGGCTACGCCCGACCCGGAGCCGCAAAACACGATGCCGCGTTCCGCCCTCCCTTCAAGCACAGCCTGTGAAACATTGTCCGCCGCTTTTATGTAAGTCAGGGCATGTTCCAACTCACGTGTTCCCAGGTCCAACACCTCATGACCTGTTTCCATCAGATGTCTCCGTATTTCTTCTTTTAGCTGAAATCCGGCTCCATCTGAACCAATCACTACTTTCATATTCCTTCTTCAACCCCTTCCGTCCTGGCATTCCCTGAGATACGCGGCACACTGCGGGAGTACGGTATCCGGCTCTCCCTGGATGCTGCATTCCAGTGCCATAAAACGGTCATAACCAATTTCCCTGAGCGCCGCAAAGCCTCCCCGGAAATCTGTATGTCCCTGCCCTGGCAAGTAACGGTTACTGTCTCCCAGATGCACATGCAGAATGCGTTCTCCTCCGGTACGGACCGCCTCCGGGATGTCTCTCTCCTCTATATTCATATGGAAAAAGTCTGCCAGCAGAAACAAATGATCGCTTCCCACCTCTTCAATAACTGCCCGCCCATCAGCCAATGTGTAAAAAAACCGTGTCTCATAACGGTTAATAGGCTCGATCATCACTTGCGTACCATTCTGTCCGGCAAACTCCGACGCTGCCGCCAGGTAATCCACCAACAGCCGATGCTGCTCAGCAGAGGGGCGGCGTGGATGATCAAATAATGGTAACGGGATCTGCGGCCCATACTCCGGACAGATGATTGTCGGGCAGTGAAATTCCGCGGCAGCGGCTATGGCCTTTTTCGCCAGCTCCGTTTTTTCCCTCTTCGCCGCTTCATCCAGAAGGGGCTTCCGGTACGTCTCCCCCGGCATGATCAGCGAACACGCCGTCACTCCCGCAGACTTCAGCGCTCCTCTGATTTCTTTTATCTTTTCCTGCGTGGCTTCTTCCTCGAACAGGCGGATTTCCACACCCTCAAAGCCATATTCTGCCGCCTTCTCCATTTTCTCAGAAAAATCCCTACCCGGCATCATCCAGGTTGAACAAGCTAATTTCATAGTCTTCCTCCCGCCGTGCTTATATTTACTCTAATAGTAATGCCGGAGGAGGAGCGGCTCAAGTGGCCACACCTTTCCCTCCGGCATTCCTCGGATCACTCAAACGTCAGCATAACCTTCTGAGTTATAGCTTTATTATTCAATGCAAAGTCAAACGCCTCATGAATCTCCTTGAAATTAAATTTGTGTGATACCAGTCCGTCAAAATCATAGGTATTTTTGATACGGGACATAAAGCGAATGGTGCGCGGGAACCAGAATTTCGTTCCTGCGGAGCCCTTGATGGTCAGGGTCTTCCAGATTACGCGCTCCCATTTAATAGGAACCATTCGCTCATGGGAATGTCCGATAGCCGCGATCCGGGCTCCCGGTGCCGCGATCTCAAAACAGGATGCGATGCCTGCGTCGCTTCCGGAGCACTCCACCAGCACGGTGGCTCCATCGCTGTTCGTCAGGCGGCGCACTTCCTCCGCCACGTCACAGGCGGTGGGGTCGATGGTGTAGTCCGCACCGTATTTTTTCGCGTTCTCACGGCGGCTCTCCAGCGGGTCAACCACTATCACTGTGGCATTGGAAGCCTTACAGCTCATGGCCGCTGAAAGTCCGATGGTGCCAGCGCCTATAATCACGCAGATGTCCTGGGCGTCAGGATCGAGGTGATTGCCCCAGACTCCCCAATAGCCTACGTTAAAGTTTTCTACCAGAGCTCCCATTTCATAGGACCAATCATCAGGAATCACATGGGTATATTCCTCGTTTGTTATCATATAATAGGCCATACCGCCGGCGGAAGTGGGCAGGAAGCCTACCTCATCCATATTCTCACATACGGAAGGCATCTTGCCATCCTTACAGTTGTCACAGCGGTAGCAGGGACAAAGGCAATCGCCCACCACTTTATTTCCCACCTTGATGGAGGTGACGGCGGAGCCTACCTGAACCGCTTGTCCGGCCCATTCGTGTCCGGGGGTATAAGGAGCGATATCGTAGCGGCCTTCAGTGGACTGTCCCATGAAGCAGGACAAATCAGATCCGCAAATGCCGCAGGCCTTTAACTGGATTAAAATCTGATTCGGCTTCAACTCCGGAAGCTCAATTTCCTCCACCCGCAGGTCATGGGGGCCATACATGCGCGCTGCTATTGTTTTCATAGATTGTTTCCTCCTTTTGTTCTTCCATGTATATTAATAAGTCAATGTGTAGATATGGCGTCCTCCGTTGGTGGGGCCTTTGATGACCGCCTCGATATCCTC includes:
- the tsaB gene encoding tRNA (adenosine(37)-N6)-threonylcarbamoyltransferase complex dimerization subunit type 1 TsaB; the protein is MKLLAIDSSGLVASVAFLEDGVLLAEYTVNYKKTHSQTLLPMLDAAASMIDMDLKTLDAIAVAGGPGSFTGLRIGSATAKGLGLALDKPLISVPTVDALAYNLYDAEGLVCPMMDARRCQVYTGIYRFNNHELLTVAAQKPEAVADLAEELNRLGEPVTVLGDGAAVYREKLQELLKVPFTEAPPHLNRQRAGALGALALKYYEEGKIQTAREHQPEYLRLSQAERERAEREQSGRELSGRDKSERGRSDCRQFACRQPESGQGYSKGGITNG
- a CDS encoding transglycosylase domain-containing protein; this encodes MNFGKKGVQRKKEQLDSSSTMMGKKAGISALRVLFLSIIAFCTIVICLGVGAYRGIIDSAPDISDVNIMPLGYATFVYDADGNQLQKLNSAEGNRISVSISEIPKNMQHAIVAIEDSRFYEHNGVDPRGMLRAAAVAISTGFQRTQGASTITQQLLKNNVFTDWTEENRLQSIKRKLQEQYLAVELEKSLAAEGKNAKDVILENYLNTVNFGAGAYGVQTAAQTYFGKDCKDLTLSECAVLAAIPQNPTKWNPRNHPEKNAERRETVLDYMLEQEYITQAEHDEAMADDVYARIQERSSSSSTATPYSYFIDELISQIKQDLMEQKGYTSVQASNAIYSGGLRIYTTQDPQIQQIMDEEFQNEANFPENIQIGLDWALTVDHADGKRQNYSREMMQVYFRDIDPTFDLLFSSEEEAQSYIDQYKAAIVGPNDTIVAERSSFTPQPQASMTVIDQRTGYVKGIVGGRGQKTASLTLNRATDTFRQPGSTFKILSTYGPAMDLGRINLATVVADEPYNYSDGSPVHNSDNAYHGNVTIRTAIANSYNVVAVKTLTEITPQTGFDYLLRMGFSELINDKNWDVIQPLALGGITNGVSNLELTAAYAAIANGGVYIEPIFYTKVTDQDGNVLLENTPVETRIFKESTSYLLTSAMEDVVTAGTGVDFKLNSMTVAGKTGTTSSYKDLVFAGFTPYYTAAIWAGCDVNVELPEEYRHFHKTLWTNVMNRIHQDLPDVGFKAPTSVKEVTICSETGLLAGNGCPRAKEYFELSQVPTTRCTQHYVPPTPTPTPTPSATPTPTATPSPTPTAEPTQEPTEEPTEEPTPEPTDSPEPSE
- a CDS encoding YigZ family protein, with the translated sequence MLDLYKTVYRGGEAEIVEKKSRFIATVRLVETEEEALQFIEEMRKRYWNANHNCFAYVIGERRETVRASDDGEPSGTAGRPMLDVLLGEELYNTAVVVTRYFGGTLLGTGGLVRAYSKAVQEGLKNTVLIEKKSGSLMEIRTDYTGVGKIQYLLGQKKIPVLQADYTDIVALRVILPVREEKKFCQDVTEATNGKAEIRKEETLYYAELDGRILMGEEMKA
- the pfkA gene encoding 6-phosphofructokinase; the encoded protein is MYHKGIKVIGVLTSGGDAPGMNAAIRAVVRRGLFKGLKVKGILKGYDGLLQGEITDMSAKDVSDIIGRGGTILYTARCAEMRTPEGQAQAAEVCRQNGIDGLIVIGGDGSFAGAGKLSALGINTIGIPGTIDLDIACTDYSIGFDSAVNTAMQAIDKVRDTSASHERVSIIEVMGRNAGYLALWAGIATGAEDILLPEEYNYNEQEIITQIIENRKKGKTHHIIINAEGIGHSQELAKRIEAATGIETRATILGHMQRGGSPTCKDRVYASIMGAYAVDLLLAGKSSRVVAFRGGEYVDYDIQEALEMHKGLPGYQREIAGTLSYNYVKD
- a CDS encoding peptidylprolyl isomerase produces the protein MANPIVTITMENGDIMKAELYPETAPNTVNNFISLIKEGFYNGLTFHRVIPGFMIQGGCPLGNGTGGPGYSIKGEFAQNGFKNDLAHKEGVLSMARAMHPDSAGSQFFIMHKDAPHLDGAYASFGKIIEGMDVVDKIAGVPTDFRDCPKEAQKIASMAVDTQGTEYPAPEKC
- the tsaE gene encoding tRNA (adenosine(37)-N6)-threonylcarbamoyltransferase complex ATPase subunit type 1 TsaE yields the protein MRVETNSPEETFDLGRRMGADAKPGQIYTLNGDLGAGKTIFTKGMAAGLGIEEPVSSPTFTIVQEYSGGRLPLYHFDVYRIGEPEEMEEIGYDDYFFGEGVCLIEWAELIRELLPERVISVSIEKDLEKGFDYRLIHIEGMEER
- a CDS encoding acetyl-CoA hydrolase/transferase family protein yields the protein MDWEKLYEQRKMTAEEAVGLIHSGDRLVLGHAVGVPLAITDVLVEHKEDYQDVEIVQMVSMGNAKFSAPGTEGHFRLNSLFVGVQSRAAVNEGRGDFTPCCFSEIPELFRSSLTPDVAVIQVAPPDRMGYVSCGVSVDYTLTAARCAKRVIAQVNREMPRTLGDTCLHVSEVDAFVEISHPVLELQPPKIGEAEKAIGENCARLIRDGDTLQLGIGAIPDAVLLFLKDKKDLGIHSEMISDGVVELIEGGIITNRRKTLHPGKTVVTFLMGTRRLYDYVNDNPAVAMYPVDYVNDPYVIGRNDNLVSINSCVQVDLMGQVASESVGLNQISGIGGQIDFVRGAHISKGGRSIIAISSTAAHGKVSKIVPFLDKGAAVSTSRTDVDYVVTEYGIAHLRGKTLRERARALIGVAHPDFRKELSAAYMERFGERPGRGL